One genomic segment of Paenibacillus xylanexedens includes these proteins:
- a CDS encoding carbohydrate ABC transporter permease, whose amino-acid sequence MAAIATGKKRVNRSLSGSLSLFALLLVFGAFMVLPLIYAINNAFKPLDEIFTFPPTLFVKNPTFSNFTDLLNLLSDSWVPFSRYIFNTVFITGIGIVGHVLLASAAAYPLAKHKFPGKVFMFQVVVLSLMFTPAVTAIPNYMIMSWLGWIDTYWAVIIPAFAYSLGLYLMKQFMEQIPDALLEAAKIDGASEYRIFWSIVMPNVKPAWLTLIILLFQMLWGSDGNGYIYSEQLKTLHYAAGQIIQGGISRAGAGAAVALILMSVPITLFIFSQSRIIETMASSGMKD is encoded by the coding sequence ATGGCTGCAATTGCGACAGGCAAAAAGCGGGTGAATCGCTCGCTATCGGGAAGCCTCTCCCTGTTTGCCCTTCTGCTCGTATTTGGTGCCTTCATGGTGCTGCCGCTGATCTATGCAATCAACAATGCATTCAAACCATTGGATGAGATTTTCACCTTTCCACCAACGCTGTTTGTCAAAAATCCGACGTTCAGCAACTTTACAGATCTGCTGAACCTGCTGAGTGACTCGTGGGTGCCGTTCTCACGTTATATATTCAACACAGTGTTTATAACAGGCATCGGTATCGTAGGCCATGTGCTGCTGGCTTCCGCAGCTGCCTACCCGCTTGCCAAACACAAGTTTCCGGGCAAAGTATTCATGTTCCAAGTGGTCGTACTATCACTGATGTTCACACCTGCGGTAACGGCCATTCCGAACTATATGATCATGTCATGGCTCGGATGGATCGATACGTACTGGGCTGTTATCATTCCGGCATTTGCCTATTCACTCGGGTTGTATCTGATGAAACAGTTCATGGAGCAAATCCCGGATGCGCTACTGGAAGCAGCCAAGATTGATGGTGCCAGTGAATACCGGATCTTCTGGTCCATTGTTATGCCCAATGTGAAGCCAGCCTGGCTTACATTGATCATTCTGCTGTTCCAGATGTTATGGGGCAGCGATGGCAATGGATACATCTACAGCGAGCAGCTCAAGACTCTGCATTATGCAGCAGGTCAGATTATTCAGGGCGGAATATCCCGGGCAGGAGCGGGTGCTGCGGTAGCACTAATTTTGATGAGTGTGCCGATCACGCTATTTATTTTCTCTCAGAGCCGAATCATTGAGACGATGGCGAGCTCGGGCATGAAGGATTAA